The Chitiniphilus purpureus sequence TTTCCAATTGATTGCTGATGTCCAGCTTGGCGGCGGTCAAGGCCGAGAGGGAGTCGATATCGGAATGGACGAGCACATGCTGTTCTTCTTCGAGCAGCGCATCAAAGCGTGCCATCGTGCTTTCCAGTGCCGAGAACAGCGCGATGAACTGCGCCTTGGCAGCTTCAGTCACGTAACAGCTCCTGGACGCTGGCAAGCAGCTTGTCGGCAATGGCTTCGGGCTTCACGGTGAAACGGCCCTCGGCGATCGCCTGGCGCAGTGCCTGCACCCGCGCGCTGTCGAAAGGCGCGGCTTCATCTGCCTGACCGATCTGGGCCGCCAGCGGGTTCAACGTCACGCTCTCGTCCTGCGCAGGCGCCACGGTAGGCTTGGCAACTTCGTTCTGCCGCTCGGTATTGCGGCTGACGGGGGCCAGGGTGCTCTTGCCGGAGTGATCGATCTTCATGACGGTCTGCCTTCATCGCCACTGCGCGATAGGGATGGAGTGATTATGCCTAGTATCGGACGGCCTCGCGAAAACTTTAGCGAATCAGCGATTTATCAGCTTGCCCTGATATAGATGCCTGTTTTTGCAGCGGCCAGCTACCCGCTATGCTAGGGTCACGTCAAATCGCGCAGGCTAGGAGGATGCATGCAAACCATCAATACCCGTTTTGGCAATGTCGAGGTCGATCCGGACACCATCCTGACCTTTCCGCGTGGCTTGCCCGGTTTCGAGCAGTGCACGCGCTACAAGTTGCTGCATGAGGACAACCCGCAGCCCAAGGTGCTCTGGCTGCAATCGTTGGACGATCCGGACTTGGCGTTCAGCGTCATCAACAGTGAACTGTTCGGCGTCAACTACCAGATCCAGCTCAGCGACGAGGAATGTGCGCTGCTGCAGTTGCAGCGCCCCGAAGATGTGCTGCTGCTGTTGATGCTGATGCGTCCGGACCGGAACGAGGGGATCCGTGCCAATACCTGTGCGCCGCTCGTCCTCAATGTCAGCAGTCGTATCGGTTTCCAGAAGACTGGATTGCGCGCAGATATCGTCTTCAGCAATCTTTGCTGAGGCGCCGCAGGGCCGACGATCAGCGCCACGGCTTGGGATGCCGTAGGGCTTGCTGTATGATCGGCTGGTTTTTTGCCCTGCGCCATTTGGAGCGGGGCTGTCTTATGGGCTGTCTTATGCTCTGCAGGGTGGGGAAAAAAGAGGCATGAAGACCACGTTTCTGGATTTCGAGCAGCCGATCGCGGAGCTCGAGAACAAGATCGAGCAATTGCGTTTCGTCCAGGACGATTCGGCAGTGGATATCTCGGCCGAGATCGGCCACCTGGAAAAGAAAAGTCAGGAGCTGACCAAGACCATCTATGCCAAGTTGAGCGCAACGCAGATCTCGCAGGTGGCGCGCCACCCGCAGCGACCGTATACGCTCGACTACATCAAGGCGATCTGTACCGACTTCGAGGAGCTGCACGGCGATCGCAGCTATGCGGATGATCCGGCCATCGTCGGCGGGCTCGCGCGTTTCAACGGCCAGAGCGTCATGGTGATCGGGCATCAGAAGGGGCGCGACACCAAGGAGCGCCAGTACCGCAACTTCGGCATGCCGCGCCCCGAGGGCTATCGCAAGGCGCTGCGGCTGATGAAGCTGGCCGAGAAGTTCAATCTGCCGGTGTTCACCTTTGTCGATACGCCGGGGGCCTATCCGGGTATCGGCGCCGAAGAGCGCGGGCAATCCGAGGCCATCGGGCGCAACCTCTTCGAAATGGCCAAGCTGCGGGTGCCGGTCGTCACCACGGTGATCGGTGAAGGCGGCTCGGGCGGGGCGTTGGCGATCGCGGTCGGCGATATCGTGATGATGCTGCAGTATTCGACCTACTCGGTGATTTCGCCTGAAGGCTGCGCCTCCATCCTGTGGAAGACCGCCGAAAAGGCGCCGGACGCCGCCGAGGCCATGGGCATCACTGCCACCCGTCTGAAGACGTTGGGTCTGGTGGACAAGGTGATCCCCGAGCCGGTGGGTGGGGCGCACCGCAATCCCGCACAGATGATGGCAGCGATAAAGAAGGCCATTGCCGACGCCTTGAAGGGCCTGCAGGAGAAATCGGTCGATGAGCTGCTGGAGGCGCGGTTCCAGCGGTTGATGGACTATGGCAAGTTCAAGGAAGTCAGCGTCGCCTGATCTTGACGGGCAGGTGGCCGCATCCATTGCCCGCCACCTGCCGCCCGGCAGCCGTCATGTCTGCATCGGCCTCTCCGGCGGGCTCGATTCCATGGTGCTGCTCGCGGTGCTGCTGGCACTGCGCGATACGCTTGGCCTGCAGCTGAGCGCCGTGCATGTGCATCACGGCCTGTCGCCCCATGCCGATGCCTGGGCTGACTTCGTCGCCGCGCAGTGTGCGGCATTGCAGGTACCCTGCCGTGTTGAACGCGTCCGCCTGAGCGGGGTGGCCGAGCTGGGGGTCGAAGCGGCCGCCCGCAATGCGCGCTACGCCGTGCTCTCGGGATGTGAGGCTGATGCGGTGATGCTGGCGCATCACCGCAATGATCAGGCCGAGACGGTGCTGCTCAACCTGTTGCGGGGGGCCGGTCCGGCCGGACTTGCGGCAATGCCGCCGATGCGCCGGCTTACACCGGCCCTGCTGCTGCTGCGGCCCTTGCTCGACGTACCGCGTGCTGCGCTGCTGCACTATGCCCAGGCGCATGGGCTGGCGTGGATCGAGGACGAAAGCAATGCCGACACGCGCTTTGACCGCAATTTCCTGCGGTTGCGCGCGCTACCGCTGTTGCGCGAGCGCTTTGCCGGGCTCGACGAGACGCTGGCACGCGCAGCGGCCCACCTGGCAGAGGCACAGGCCTTGCTCTCGGCCTACGGCGCACTCGATGCCCAGGCCTATCGGCACACTGTACCGGAGCGTTTCGATGCCAGACGCGCACTGGCGGAGCTGGGCGAGGCACGTGCGCGCCATGCGCTGCGCATCTGGCTCGGGCTGTTGGGGATCGTCCCGGACGAACGCGCTTTCGCAGCATTGTGGGCGCAGACCCTGAGCAGGCCCGACGCCCAGCCGTCGTGGCGCTGGCGCGGTCATGGATTGCGGCGCCACCGAGGCCAGTGGTACCCGGTGGGCCCGCTCGCGGGGCCCGGCCCGGCGCTGCGGATCGTATGGCGGGATGGCCAGCCAGACACATTGGCAGGCTGGCAGGGCAGGTTGGTGTGGCAACGGGCGCCGGATGGACTGGCCCCGGTGGGCCTGGCGCGCGGCGCGCTCGAAGTCCGGCCTCGCCAGGGGGGTGAAGTGCTGCAGGTGCGCAGGCACGGCCCGCATCGCCCCCTCAAACTGTTGTTCCAGGAGGCGGGCGTGCCGCCATGGCTGCGCGAGTGCCTGCCGCTGTTGTATCTGGACGGTACTTTGGTCGCCGTGCCCGGGGTGGCGCTTGCCGCCGCAGCCACTGCCGCAGATGGCTGGTGGCCGCAGTGGCAGATCGAGCCCGCAGCGACGCCCTGAACAGGCGTCGCCGGTGCAAGGCTCTGCTTGCGTTCCCTTTGGCCGCGTCGCGCTTTCGCCGCACAGCAGGCGGCCATGCACCTGCTTCAGGTCAGCAGTGCTTCCATGGTCTTGCGGTAGATCGCCGACAGTTTCGGCAGATCCGCCACGGCCACGCATTCGTTGAGCTTGTGGATGGTGCGGTTCAGCGGTCCGAATTCGACCACCTGCGGGCAATGCTTGGCGATGAAGCGCCCATCCGAGGTGCCGCCGGTGGTATTGAGCACCGGCACGCTGCCGGTCACCCTGGCCACTGCGCCGCGGATGGCATCGATCAGCTCGCCATGATCGGTCAGGAACGGCTCGCCGCTGAGTGTCCACTCGATCTCGTGCTCCAGCCCGTGCGCATCGAGAACGGCGTGCACCTTCCGCTGCAGCGATTCGGCTGTGTTCTCGGTCGAGAAGCGGAAATTGAACTGCAGTTCCACGGTTCCCGGAATCACGTTGGTGGCGCCGGTGCCGCCGTGGATATTGGAAACCTGCCAAGTGGTCGGCGGGAAATGGACGTTGCCCTTGTCCCATTCGGTCCGGGCCAGCTCGTCGAGCGCCGGCGCAAGCAGGTGGATCGGATTCTTCGCCAGATGGGGGTAGGCGATATGGCCCTGCACGCCATGCACGGTCAGATGGCCGGACAATGACCCGCGGCGGCCATTCTTGATGGTGTCGCCAAAGGCTTCCGCGCTGGTCGGTTCGCCGACGATGCAATAGTCGAGTGCCTCGCCGCGTGCGCGCAGCGTATCGATCACTTTCACCGTGCCGTGGCGCGCCGGGCCTTCCTCGTCCGAAGTCAGCAGGAACGCGATCGAGCCGCGCGGCTCCGGGTGGGTGGCGAGAAAATCCTCGGTGGCCGTGACGAAGGCGGCCAGGGACGCCTTCATGTCGGCGGCGCCGCGACCGTAGAGATGGTCGTCCCGCACCACCGGAGCGAACGGATCGGAGTGCCAGCGCTCGATCGGTCCGGTGGGCACTACGTCGGTATGGCCGGCAAACACCAGCACCGGCCCCTGACTGCCGCGGCGAGCCCAAAGGTTGTCCACGTCTTCGAAACGCAGATGCTCGATCTGAAAGCCCAGCTGCTCCAGCCTGCGGGCGATGATCTGCTGGCAGTCCGCGTCATTCGGTGTGACCGAGGGCTGCTTCATCAGTTGGATCGTCAGATCCAGCGTGGGATTGCTCATTTCAGGAAGGCCGCATAATCGTTGGGGTTGAAGCCGACCAGAATCTTACCATCGTGTTCGAGCACGGGGCGCTTGATGACACTGGGTTGCGAGAGCATCAGCGCAATGGCCGACTCGGCGTCGTGCACCGCGGCTTTGCTGTCGTCGTCCAACTTGCGCCAAGTGGTGCCGGACTTGTTCACCAGCACTTCCCAGCCGCGTTGCCCGATCCAGCCCTGCAACAGCGCCCGGTCCACGCCTTGCTTCTTGTAGTCGTGCCAAGCGTATTCAAGCCCGGCCTCGGCCAGCCAGGCACGTGCCTTCTTCACGGTGTCGCAGTTGGGAATGCCGTAGAGCTTCATGGTGATGGTTCCAGGGAATGTCGGATGCCGGCGGGCCTCAGCCCGCCAGCGCGGCGCTGGCGGCGTGGCAGCCGGAAAGACAGCGGGGCGCTGCGACCGGAGTGCGCTGTGCGGCCGGCCCCTTGCGCTGCAGGGCCGGTCAGGCACCGCAGGCCGGATCAGTGCAGCGGGATGTCGAAATTGATCTGGGTATCCTGCTGGGGTGGTGCCGCTGCGGGCTGCGGCGCGCGTTTGGCGGCCTGCTGCTCCTCGACGGTCTGCGCGTTGTTCACCATCCAAGCGAGGTTGGTGGCCGAATCGGCGTTGCGCAGCGCTTCGTCGAGTTCGACCTCGCCGTCGCGGTAAAGGCGATACAGTGCCTGCTCGAACGTCTGCGAACCTTCGGACAGCGACTGCTCCATTGCCTCCTTGATGTCCGCGAGCTGGCCGTTGCGGATCAGTTCGGCAATCCGGTTGGTATTGAGCATGACCTCCACCGCCGGAACCAGCCGCCCTTGCCGGTCGCGGACCAGGCGCTGCGAGATGATGGCGCGCAATGCCGTCGAGAGGTCATACAGCAATGACTCGCGCGCGTCCTGCGGAAAGAAGTTCACGATGCGCGACAGCGAGTGGTAACTGTTGTTGGCATGCAGGGTGGACAGGCACAGATGGCCGGCCTGGGCATATTGCATCGCGTAGTTCATGGTCTCGCGGTCGCGGATCTCGCCGATCATCAGCACGTCAGGCGCTTCGCGCATCGCGTTCTTCAGCGCCTCGCCGTAGCTCTTGGTATCCACACCGATCTCGCGCTGGTTGACCAGGCTCTTCTTGTGCGAATACAGGTATTCGATCGGGTCCTCGACGGTGAGGATATGCCCCGGGTGCAGCGCATTGCGGTGCTCCAGCATGGCCGCCACGGTCGAGGACTTGCCCGAACCGGTGGCGCCCACCATCAGCACGATGCCGCGCTTTTCCATCACCAGCTCCTTGAGCAGTGGCGGCAGACGCAGCTCCTCGACGCTCAGCGCGCGCGGCCGGATGAAGCGGGCCACCATCGCCACCGTGCCCCGGGTGCGGAAGATATTGAGACGGAAGTTGCCGATCCCCTCGAGCGGCAACCCCAGGTTGAGTTCGAGATCTTCTTCGAAGCGGGCGATCTGGTCGGGCCGCAGCAGCTGGTAGACCAGCTGCTTGACGTGCTCGGCCCCGAGCACCTGATTGTTCACCGGGTGGCACACGCCGCTGATCTTGATCGTGATCGGCGAATTGCTGGACAGGAACAGGTCGGATGCCTGTTTTTCGGCCATCAGCTTGAAGAAGGGCAACAGGTTCATGGCGTTTGCTCTTATTGGGTTGTACGCAACTCCCTGCGCAGAATCTTACCGACATTCGACTTGGGCAGCTCGGTTCGGAATTCAACCTGCTTGGGCACCTTATAATTGGTCAGATTCTCACGACAGTAGGCGATGACGTCCTCGGCGGTCAGTGCCGGGTCGCGCTTGACCACGAACAGCTTGAGCGCCTCGCCGGTCTTTTCATCCTGCACCCCGATGCAGGCCACTTCCAGTACGCCGGGATGATTGGCCACCACGTCCTCGATCTCGTTGGGATACACATTGAAGCCCGAGATCAGGATCATGTCCTTCTTGCGATCGACCAGCTTGAAGTAGCCCGTAGTCGACATCACCGCGATATCCCCGGTGGCGAGAAAGCCGTCCTCGCCCAGCACCTTGGCGGTTTCGTCCGGGCGGTTCCAGTACCCTTTCATCACCTGTGGCCCCTTGATGCACAGTTCGCCGCGCTCGCCGGCCGGCAGGGCACGCCCTTCGCCGTCGCGTATCTGCGCGTCGGTGTTGGGCAGGGGCAGGCCGATCATGCCGTTGTATTCCTTGAGCGTGAGCGGGTTGATCATCGCCGCCGGCGAGGTCTCGGTCAGCCCGTAGGCTTCGATCAGCGGCACGCCGGTGATCTTCTGCCATTTGTCCGCCACCGCATGCTGCACCGCCATCCCGCCGCCCAGCGCAAGCTTCCAGCGACTGAAGTCGAGTTGGGCGAACTCGGGCCGGTTGAGGAGCGCGTTGAAAAGCGTATTCACCCCGGTCATGCAGGTGACCGGATACCGTGCCAGTTCCTTGATGAAGTTGGGGATGTCGCGCGGGTTGGTGATCAGCAGATTGGTGGCGCCCGCCTTGGTGAAGATCATGCAGTTCGCGGTCAGGCAGAAGATGTGATACAGCGGCAGCGCGGTGACGATCCATTCGCCGCCCTCGTCGATCACGTCGCTGATCCAGGTGTGCGCCTGCTGCATGTTGGCCACGATGTTGCCATGCGTCAGCATTGCGCCCTTGGCCACGCCGGTGGTGCCGCCGGTGTATTGCAGGAAGGCCAGATCGTCCAGCGTGACCCGCACCGGCTCGAACGTATGCCGCGCGCCGCGGGCGAGCGCGCTGTTGAATGGGATTGCATCGGGCAGCGCATAGTCCGGCACCATGCGCTTGACATGCCTGACCACCAGATTGACGAGCTGGCGCTTCGGAAAATCGAGCTGGTCGCCGATCTGGGTCAGGATGATGTGTTTGACCGAGGTCTGCCCGATCACCTTGGCCAGTGTGTGTGCGAAGTTGGCGACGATCACGATCGCCTCGGCACCGGAGTCCTTGAGCTGATGCTCCAGCTCGCGCGGCGTGTAGAGCGGATTGACGTTCACCACCGTCATGCCGGCCTGCAGGATGCCGAAGATGGCGATCGGATACTGCAGCAGATTGGGCATCATCACTGCCACCCGTGTGCCGCGCGCAAGCTTGAGGTCCTGCTGCAGGAAGGTTGCGAAGGCCTGGGCGCGCTCGCTGATCTGCCGGTAGGTGAGCGATTTGCCCATGTTCACGAAGGCCGGCCGGTCGGCGTACTTCTGGACCGAGCGGGCGAATACGTCCGGGATCGAGCTGAAGGCTTCCACATCGATCTGATGCGGCGCATGGCTGGGATAGCTGGCAAGCCAGGGGCGGTCCATCGTTTGCGCTCCTTGATTAGTTATTGGCTGAGCAAAAAGCGGCGCAGTCCAGGGCTGATCTGCTGCGACGGGGTGTGCATGACTTTGCCATGTAACGCCAAGCGGCGTAAACGCAGTGCAGCGGCCCCATCTGGACAGTTTCGCCAAGTGGTTGTTTCTGATAGTATCCGGCCTATCCCCTAGGCGGCGATTTGAAACCGGCGCTTTGCGACCCGCAGAGCCGCGCTGGACGGTCTTTGCCGGGAACAGGGATGTGCTTTTCAAATGGGCGCAGTATTGCAGCCCATTTTTTGTTTGCAGCAAAGGATCTGGATGGCAGTCAACCTGCAGGAAGTCGTCGAAACCACGCTGGCCGCGCTCGGCTATGAACTCGTTGATCTGGAGATCGGCCAGCGCGGCCTGATGCGCCTGTTCATCGACCGGCCGGGCGGCATCACCGTCGAGGATTGTGTCAGCGTCAGCAATCATTTCACCCGCCTGTTCATGGTCGAAGGCATCGACTACGAGCGGCTCGAAGTCTCGTCCCCTGGCCTTGACCGCGTGCTGAAGAAACCGGCGGATTTCGAGCGCTTTGCCGGGCAGATGGTCAAGGTCAAGTTGCGCCTGCCCCTGCCGGACAAGCGCAAGCGCCTGGTTGGCACGCTCATCGGTCTCGAAGGAGACGCGGTGCAGATCGAGTGCGACGGCGAGCGCCTGGCGCTGCCGCTGTCGCAGTTGGACAAGGTCCGGCTGGAGCCCCAGTTCTGATACACGACCAGATCACACCGAACAACACCACATGCCGTCTGTGCGAAGGATAGAAAGGGATTAAACGACAATGAGCCGTGAAATTCTGCTGCTGGTTGATGCGCTCGCCCGCGAAAAGAACGTAGACAAGGATGTGGTCTTCACCGCGCTGGAGATGGCGCTCGCGTCGGCCACCAAGAAGCGCTACGACGATGAGGTGGATATCCGTGTCCAGATCGACCGGGACAGCGGCGACTACCGCTCGTTCCGGGTGTGGACCGTGGTCGAGGACAACGATCACGAAGAACCTAGTCGTCAGATCGCCATCACCGATGCGCCTGACTACGACAAGGACCTCCTGGTGGGCGATGCCTGGGAGGAGGAGCTTGAGCCGATCGAGTTCGGCCGCATCGGCGCGCAGACCGCCAAGCAGGTCATCCTGCAGAAGATCCGCGATGCCGAGCGCGAGCAGAACCTGAACGACTTCCTGGAGCGGCGCGAACATATCGTGTCCGGCACCATCAAGCGTATCGAGCGCGGCAACGCCATCATCGAGCTGGGCAAGCTCGAAGCCATCCTGCCGCGCGACCAGATGATCCCCAAGGAGAACCTGCGCGTGGGCGACCGTGTCCGCGCCTTCCTGCTGCGCATCGATCGCCTGGGACGTGGCCCGCAGCTCGTGCTGTCGCGGACCGCGCCCGAGTTCATGGCCAAGCTCTTCGAGATGGAAGTGCCCGAGATCGAGAATGGCCTGATCGAGCTGATGGGGGTGGCACGCGATCCGGGCATGCGTGCCAAGATCGCGGTCAAATCCAACGACCAGCGGGTCGATCCGCAGGGCACCTGCATCGGTGTACGCGGTTCACGCGTCAATGCGGTCACCAATGAGCTGGCTGGCGAACGGGTCGACATCATCCTGTGGTCGTCCGATCCGGCGCAGTTCGTGATCGGCGCGCTGTCGCCGGCCGATGTCAGCTCCATCGTGGTCGACGAGGACAGCCACGCGATGGATGTGATCGTCGATGAGGAGAACCTCGCGATGTCGATCGGCCGGGGCGGCCAGAACGTGAAGCTCGCCTCCGAGCTGACCGGCTGGAAGCTCAACATCATGACCGTCGACGAAGCCGAGCAGAAGCACGAGGAGGAGTTCTCCAAGGTACGCGAGCTCTTCATTCAGGCGCTGGATGTCGACGAGGAAGTGGCCAACGTGCTGGTGCAGGAAGGATTCAACACGCTGGAAGAGGTGGCGTACGTGCCGCTCGACGAAATGCTGGAGATCGAGGCATTCGACGAGGACACGGTCAACGAGCTGCGTGCGCGTGCCCGCGATGCACTGCTGACGCAGGCGATCGTGCGCGAGGAAAAGCTCGAGCACCAGTCCGAGGACCTGAAGACACTGGAAGGCATGACCCCGGAGCTCGCCGCCGCACTTGCCGAGCACGAGATACATACCCGCGATGACCTTGCCGAGCTGGCGGTGGACGAGCTCACCGAAATGACGGGCATCAGCGAGGAGAACGCGAAGCAACTGATCATGAAGGCACGCGAGCACTGGTTTGCGTGAGCCGGGAGGAAATTGAATGAGTGAAACCAATGTGAGCCAATTCGCCGCCGAGCTCAAAATGCCGCCCCAGGAGCTCCTGGAGCAGTTGCGCGCGGCCGGCTTGAACAAGGCCCATCCTTCGGATGTCATCACAGCGGACGACAAGTCGCGTCTGCTGAACCATCTGAAGCAGAAGCACGGCATGGCGGCGGACAAGGGCAAGATCACGCTCACGCGCAAGGAAACCACGGAAATCCGCAAGACCGACGCGACCGGCAAGGCCAAGACCATCCAGGTCGAGGTGCGCAAGAAGCGGGTCGTCTCGACGCCCGAGGCGCCGGCGCCGATCTCCGCGCCGCGCAGCGCTGACGCACCCGTGCTGAACGAGACCGAGCGTGCCAGCCGCGATGAGGAGGCGCGCCGGCAGGCGGCGCTGCGCGAGCGGCAGGCGGCGGACATGCGTGCCAAGCAGGAGCGCGAGCAGCGGCGCGAGCAGCCGGTGGCCGAAGCGGCCCCCGTTGCGGCAATACCCACAGCCGGCGTCGAACCCGAGGTGGCCGATGTGCCCGCGGCAGCCCAGACCCCGGTGGCATCCGCGCCGACGCCCGAGCCGGCCGCTGCGCCGGTGGTGAGCGCTCCGGCTGCCGCACCCGAGCGTGACCGCCCTCGGATCGGCATGCGCGTCGAACTGCGCAAACCGAAGGACACGCCGCTGCGGGCGCCCGAAGCGCCCAAGGCCGAACCGGCTGCTGCCGCACCGGCGCCGGTTTCCCGTCCGGCCGACAAGAAACCGGCCACTGCACGCAAGGACGAGCGCGACGATCGCGACAGCCGCGGCAAGAAAGGCGGGCTGCGCACGCGTGGCGGCGATGCCGGAGGCGGCTGGAAGTCCAAGAAGGGCGGGCGCAAGCACAGCGAGAGCGACAATGCGCATGCCTTCCAGGCTCCGACCGAACCCATCGTCCATACGGTGGAAGTGCCCGAGACCATCAGCGTCGCTGATCTTGCGCACAAGATGGCCGTCAAGGGCGTCGAGGTGGTCAAGGCGTTGATGAAGCTCGGGATGATGGTCACCATCAACCAGGTGCTGGACCAGGAGACCGCGATGATCGTGGTCGAGGAAATGGGCCACACGCCGGTCGCCGCCAAGCTGGACGATCCGGAGACCTACCTGGGCGACGAGGACAAGGGCGAGCACGAGCTGTTGCCGCGTGCGCCCGTCGTCACCGTGATGGGCCACGTCGACCACGGCAAGACCTCGCTGCTGGACTACATCCG is a genomic window containing:
- the flgM gene encoding flagellar biosynthesis anti-sigma factor FlgM, which produces MKIDHSGKSTLAPVSRNTERQNEVAKPTVAPAQDESVTLNPLAAQIGQADEAAPFDSARVQALRQAIAEGRFTVKPEAIADKLLASVQELLRD
- the fliW gene encoding flagellar assembly protein FliW; translation: MQTINTRFGNVEVDPDTILTFPRGLPGFEQCTRYKLLHEDNPQPKVLWLQSLDDPDLAFSVINSELFGVNYQIQLSDEECALLQLQRPEDVLLLLMLMRPDRNEGIRANTCAPLVLNVSSRIGFQKTGLRADIVFSNLC
- a CDS encoding acetyl-CoA carboxylase carboxyltransferase subunit alpha, with product MKTTFLDFEQPIAELENKIEQLRFVQDDSAVDISAEIGHLEKKSQELTKTIYAKLSATQISQVARHPQRPYTLDYIKAICTDFEELHGDRSYADDPAIVGGLARFNGQSVMVIGHQKGRDTKERQYRNFGMPRPEGYRKALRLMKLAEKFNLPVFTFVDTPGAYPGIGAEERGQSEAIGRNLFEMAKLRVPVVTTVIGEGGSGGALAIAVGDIVMMLQYSTYSVISPEGCASILWKTAEKAPDAAEAMGITATRLKTLGLVDKVIPEPVGGAHRNPAQMMAAIKKAIADALKGLQEKSVDELLEARFQRLMDYGKFKEVSVA
- the tilS gene encoding tRNA lysidine(34) synthetase TilS; protein product: MAASIARHLPPGSRHVCIGLSGGLDSMVLLAVLLALRDTLGLQLSAVHVHHGLSPHADAWADFVAAQCAALQVPCRVERVRLSGVAELGVEAAARNARYAVLSGCEADAVMLAHHRNDQAETVLLNLLRGAGPAGLAAMPPMRRLTPALLLLRPLLDVPRAALLHYAQAHGLAWIEDESNADTRFDRNFLRLRALPLLRERFAGLDETLARAAAHLAEAQALLSAYGALDAQAYRHTVPERFDARRALAELGEARARHALRIWLGLLGIVPDERAFAALWAQTLSRPDAQPSWRWRGHGLRRHRGQWYPVGPLAGPGPALRIVWRDGQPDTLAGWQGRLVWQRAPDGLAPVGLARGALEVRPRQGGEVLQVRRHGPHRPLKLLFQEAGVPPWLRECLPLLYLDGTLVAVPGVALAAAATAADGWWPQWQIEPAATP
- the dapE gene encoding succinyl-diaminopimelate desuccinylase, which gives rise to MSNPTLDLTIQLMKQPSVTPNDADCQQIIARRLEQLGFQIEHLRFEDVDNLWARRGSQGPVLVFAGHTDVVPTGPIERWHSDPFAPVVRDDHLYGRGAADMKASLAAFVTATEDFLATHPEPRGSIAFLLTSDEEGPARHGTVKVIDTLRARGEALDYCIVGEPTSAEAFGDTIKNGRRGSLSGHLTVHGVQGHIAYPHLAKNPIHLLAPALDELARTEWDKGNVHFPPTTWQVSNIHGGTGATNVIPGTVELQFNFRFSTENTAESLQRKVHAVLDAHGLEHEIEWTLSGEPFLTDHGELIDAIRGAVARVTGSVPVLNTTGGTSDGRFIAKHCPQVVEFGPLNRTIHKLNECVAVADLPKLSAIYRKTMEALLT
- a CDS encoding ArsC family reductase, which codes for MKLYGIPNCDTVKKARAWLAEAGLEYAWHDYKKQGVDRALLQGWIGQRGWEVLVNKSGTTWRKLDDDSKAAVHDAESAIALMLSQPSVIKRPVLEHDGKILVGFNPNDYAAFLK
- a CDS encoding PilT/PilU family type 4a pilus ATPase; amino-acid sequence: MNLLPFFKLMAEKQASDLFLSSNSPITIKISGVCHPVNNQVLGAEHVKQLVYQLLRPDQIARFEEDLELNLGLPLEGIGNFRLNIFRTRGTVAMVARFIRPRALSVEELRLPPLLKELVMEKRGIVLMVGATGSGKSSTVAAMLEHRNALHPGHILTVEDPIEYLYSHKKSLVNQREIGVDTKSYGEALKNAMREAPDVLMIGEIRDRETMNYAMQYAQAGHLCLSTLHANNSYHSLSRIVNFFPQDARESLLYDLSTALRAIISQRLVRDRQGRLVPAVEVMLNTNRIAELIRNGQLADIKEAMEQSLSEGSQTFEQALYRLYRDGEVELDEALRNADSATNLAWMVNNAQTVEEQQAAKRAPQPAAAPPQQDTQINFDIPLH
- the fadD gene encoding long-chain-fatty-acid--CoA ligase FadD — encoded protein: MDRPWLASYPSHAPHQIDVEAFSSIPDVFARSVQKYADRPAFVNMGKSLTYRQISERAQAFATFLQQDLKLARGTRVAVMMPNLLQYPIAIFGILQAGMTVVNVNPLYTPRELEHQLKDSGAEAIVIVANFAHTLAKVIGQTSVKHIILTQIGDQLDFPKRQLVNLVVRHVKRMVPDYALPDAIPFNSALARGARHTFEPVRVTLDDLAFLQYTGGTTGVAKGAMLTHGNIVANMQQAHTWISDVIDEGGEWIVTALPLYHIFCLTANCMIFTKAGATNLLITNPRDIPNFIKELARYPVTCMTGVNTLFNALLNRPEFAQLDFSRWKLALGGGMAVQHAVADKWQKITGVPLIEAYGLTETSPAAMINPLTLKEYNGMIGLPLPNTDAQIRDGEGRALPAGERGELCIKGPQVMKGYWNRPDETAKVLGEDGFLATGDIAVMSTTGYFKLVDRKKDMILISGFNVYPNEIEDVVANHPGVLEVACIGVQDEKTGEALKLFVVKRDPALTAEDVIAYCRENLTNYKVPKQVEFRTELPKSNVGKILRRELRTTQ
- the rimP gene encoding ribosome maturation factor RimP — its product is MAVNLQEVVETTLAALGYELVDLEIGQRGLMRLFIDRPGGITVEDCVSVSNHFTRLFMVEGIDYERLEVSSPGLDRVLKKPADFERFAGQMVKVKLRLPLPDKRKRLVGTLIGLEGDAVQIECDGERLALPLSQLDKVRLEPQF
- the nusA gene encoding transcription termination factor NusA → MSREILLLVDALAREKNVDKDVVFTALEMALASATKKRYDDEVDIRVQIDRDSGDYRSFRVWTVVEDNDHEEPSRQIAITDAPDYDKDLLVGDAWEEELEPIEFGRIGAQTAKQVILQKIRDAEREQNLNDFLERREHIVSGTIKRIERGNAIIELGKLEAILPRDQMIPKENLRVGDRVRAFLLRIDRLGRGPQLVLSRTAPEFMAKLFEMEVPEIENGLIELMGVARDPGMRAKIAVKSNDQRVDPQGTCIGVRGSRVNAVTNELAGERVDIILWSSDPAQFVIGALSPADVSSIVVDEDSHAMDVIVDEENLAMSIGRGGQNVKLASELTGWKLNIMTVDEAEQKHEEEFSKVRELFIQALDVDEEVANVLVQEGFNTLEEVAYVPLDEMLEIEAFDEDTVNELRARARDALLTQAIVREEKLEHQSEDLKTLEGMTPELAAALAEHEIHTRDDLAELAVDELTEMTGISEENAKQLIMKAREHWFA